In Bradyrhizobium symbiodeficiens, the genomic stretch GAAACGGGATCGAGGGATAGGCGTGATGCTCGACATGGTAGGGCATGTTCCACGCAAACCATTTGACCATCGCGCCAGTGTAGGTGGTGCGGGTATTCTGGAAAGCGCTGCGGGTGCGCTCGCAGCCGGTATGCTCGGCATAGAGATAGGGCCGCAGGAAGAACTGCCCGATGACGAGCGGAACGATCCAGACCCAGAGCAGCAAGGCCGAGGAGCACCACAGCGACAGCGCGAGCAGCAGCGCATAGAGCGCGACATAGACACGCGCCTCTCTCACGATGACGGCGCGCTTGTTTTCGGGGATCCAGGGGACGGTGACCTCTCCGGTGACCGCATGGACGAGCATCAGCCGGAGGCGGCCGGCGACCTGGAGCACACCGCTATAGGCGATCGCGAGCTGGGTGTCGGATGTCGGCTTCACCCCGACGATCAGTTCGGGATCCTTGTCCGGATCCTGGGTGTAGCGGTGATGGTCCCAGTGAAACAGGCAGTAATATTCGTAAGGCAGTCCGATGAGGAAGGCCGAGAGATAACCGACGACGAGGTTGAGGCTCCGGCTCCTGAACGCGGTCTTGTGCGCGGTCTCGTGCACCGCCATGAACAGGAAGGCGACGACATAGCCCTGCACCGCCATCAACGGCAGCGCCCAGAGCACGCCCCAATTCGACGAAATCTTCCAGATCAGCATCCCCATCAGCACGATCACGCCATAATGGCCGAGGCTCTGCGCCGCGCCCCTGAGATCGGAGCGGACCGACAGCTCGCGCAGCATCACCGGCGTCAGCGGCTTCAGGCGGTGGCCGGACTCTGAAACGGTCGCGTCGGTCATGATCGATCCCTGCCTTACTTGCCGAGAAGCGCCGCGACCTCGGCCCGGAGAAAGGCCTGGTCGCGCGGATTGCCAATGGGGTTGCCGGCGCGATGGCCATGCAGCGACGGGATCGGACGCAGCACCGCCGATCTCGCGCCAGTCAGCCGGCCGAGTTCGTCTTCGTTGTCGCGGACATCGAAATAGCGGTCGGTCGCGCCCGGCATCAG encodes the following:
- a CDS encoding fatty acid desaturase, which encodes MTDATVSESGHRLKPLTPVMLRELSVRSDLRGAAQSLGHYGVIVLMGMLIWKISSNWGVLWALPLMAVQGYVVAFLFMAVHETAHKTAFRSRSLNLVVGYLSAFLIGLPYEYYCLFHWDHHRYTQDPDKDPELIVGVKPTSDTQLAIAYSGVLQVAGRLRLMLVHAVTGEVTVPWIPENKRAVIVREARVYVALYALLLALSLWCSSALLLWVWIVPLVIGQFFLRPYLYAEHTGCERTRSAFQNTRTTYTGAMVKWFAWNMPYHVEHHAYPSIPFHALPKLNEIVDDDIVHRGRGYIRTTRETWAWFRRQRRAG